One region of Bubalus kerabau isolate K-KA32 ecotype Philippines breed swamp buffalo chromosome 6, PCC_UOA_SB_1v2, whole genome shotgun sequence genomic DNA includes:
- the TMEM125 gene encoding transmembrane protein 125 yields the protein MSEGEAQAPRGRGLPPDVLAEQVELWWSQQPRRSGLCFAVAVGLVAGCGAGGVALLSSTSSRSGEWRLAVGTVLCLLALLVLVKQLMSSAVQDMNCIRQPHHVALLRSGGGADALVVLLSGLVLLVTGLTLAGLAAAPAPARPLAAMLSVGITLAASGALLLLGLLLYQVAVSGHCPPTRTAAPATRSDRSDNGSVFSISGQLSAGQRHETTSSIASLI from the coding sequence ATGTCTGAAGGAGAGGCTCAGGCCCCTCGGGGCCGGGGGCTGCCCCCTGATGTGCTGGCGGAGCAGGTGGAGCTGTGGTGGTCCCAGCAGCCGCGGCGCTCGGGGCTCTGCTTCGCTGTGGCCGTGGGCCTCGTGGCGGGCTGTGGGGCGGGTGGCGTGGCCCTGCTGTCCTCCACCAGCAGCCGCTCGGGGGAGTGGCGCCTGGCAGTGGGCACGGTGCTCTGCCTGCTGGCCCTGCTGGTCCTGGTTAAGCAGCTGATGAGCTCTGCCGTGCAGGACATGAACTGCATCCGCCAGCCTCACCACGTGGCCCTGTTGCGCAGCGGAGGAGGTGCGGACGCCCTGGTGGTGCTGCTCAGCGGCCTGGTGCTGCTGGTCACCGGCCTGACGCTGGCCGGGCTGGCTGCCGCCCCTGCCCCGGCCCGGCCGCTGGCTGCCATGCTGTCTGTGGGCATCACCCTGGCTGCCTCTGGGGCGCTCTTGCTGCTGGGCCTACTGCTGTATCAGGTGGCTGTGAGTGGACACTGCCCCCCAACCCGCACGGCCGCCCCTGCCACCCGCAGTGACCGCAGCGACAACGGCAGCGTCTTCAGCATCTCAGGACAGCTGTCGGCCGGTCAGCGTCACGAGACCACGTCCAGCATCGCCAGCCTCATCTGA